In Paenibacillus sp. J23TS9, a single genomic region encodes these proteins:
- a CDS encoding anaerobic ribonucleoside triphosphate reductase — MIHASNLDLLQENANVDGKSPMGLMGKFGSESARLYAYDNLLSPETREAMEQNILYPHDLDFYAAGTTTCCQIPLGKLLSGGFNTGHGHMREPKDIKSAMALSSIILQANQNQQHGGQAFPMLDADLAPYVQKTYDQKLRMLEELPLDEDFDREQEAWRMTERDVYQACEAFIHNANSMHSRGGGQVPFISVNYGTDTSVCGRMLIRQLLLATQRGLGNGETPIFPIQIFKVKSGVNFQPDDPNYDLYKLALETTARRMFPNFAFLDTGFNKMYDLGTRESEVCYMGCRTRVMGNVNGEENAIGRGNLSFTTINLVRLALISSSSVEFDRLLEETMDSAVKQLLERYEYQAGRQAGNFRFLYSQGVWRDGEYLRSHDHLEDVLRQGTLSIGFIGLAEALTALYGEHHGQNAELQQRGLEIIGMMRKRMDREMEERGLNFSLIATPAEGLSGKFVKKDRDQFGSIPGVTDRDYYTNSFHVPVYYSIKAAEKISIEAPYHELCNAGHITYVEVDGSVIHNTAALDRIIRCMAENQIGYGSINHPVDRCKSCGYNGIIDQDCPVCGGSDEQIERIRRITGYLVGDMEKWNPAKRAEEADRIIHGK; from the coding sequence ATGATCCACGCCAGCAACCTGGATTTGCTGCAGGAGAACGCCAACGTGGACGGAAAGTCACCGATGGGGTTGATGGGCAAATTCGGAAGCGAGAGTGCCAGGCTGTATGCGTATGACAATCTGTTGTCACCGGAAACAAGAGAGGCCATGGAGCAAAATATTCTCTACCCTCATGATCTTGATTTTTATGCGGCAGGGACGACGACTTGCTGTCAAATTCCACTTGGAAAGCTCCTGAGTGGAGGCTTTAACACCGGACACGGCCACATGCGCGAGCCCAAGGATATCAAGAGCGCTATGGCACTGTCGTCCATCATTTTGCAGGCAAATCAGAACCAACAGCATGGCGGACAGGCTTTTCCAATGTTGGATGCGGATCTTGCACCTTATGTTCAGAAAACCTATGATCAAAAGCTGCGTATGCTCGAGGAACTGCCTCTGGACGAAGATTTCGACCGTGAACAGGAAGCCTGGCGCATGACCGAACGGGATGTATACCAGGCATGCGAGGCTTTTATACATAATGCGAATTCCATGCATTCGCGCGGGGGTGGACAGGTTCCATTTATATCGGTCAATTACGGGACAGACACATCGGTATGCGGCAGAATGCTGATCAGGCAGCTTCTTCTGGCTACGCAGCGGGGGCTTGGGAATGGGGAAACGCCGATTTTTCCCATTCAAATATTCAAAGTGAAATCAGGCGTGAATTTCCAGCCGGATGATCCGAACTATGATTTGTACAAGCTGGCCCTGGAGACAACGGCACGCCGGATGTTTCCGAATTTCGCTTTTTTGGATACCGGGTTTAACAAGATGTACGATCTGGGGACGCGTGAAAGCGAGGTTTGTTATATGGGTTGCCGTACGCGCGTCATGGGGAATGTAAACGGAGAGGAAAACGCAATTGGGCGGGGAAACCTTTCCTTTACCACCATTAATTTGGTCCGACTGGCGCTGATATCCAGTTCTTCCGTAGAATTTGACCGGCTGCTCGAGGAGACCATGGATTCGGCAGTCAAACAGCTTCTTGAACGTTATGAGTACCAGGCCGGCAGGCAGGCAGGGAACTTTCGCTTTCTGTATTCACAGGGCGTATGGCGAGATGGAGAATATCTGCGGTCCCATGATCATTTGGAGGATGTACTCAGGCAGGGTACGCTGAGCATTGGATTTATCGGTTTAGCCGAAGCGCTGACTGCTCTTTACGGGGAGCATCACGGACAGAATGCCGAGCTTCAGCAGCGAGGGTTGGAAATAATCGGCATGATGCGCAAACGCATGGATCGCGAAATGGAGGAAAGAGGATTGAATTTCTCCCTTATTGCCACACCAGCCGAAGGATTATCCGGCAAATTTGTTAAAAAGGACCGGGATCAGTTTGGAAGCATACCCGGCGTAACTGACAGGGATTACTACACCAATTCATTCCATGTCCCGGTTTATTATTCCATCAAGGCAGCCGAGAAAATCAGCATAGAGGCGCCCTATCATGAGCTGTGCAATGCAGGTCATATCACCTATGTGGAGGTGGATGGGTCTGTCATTCATAACACGGCAGCCTTGGACCGAATCATCCGCTGCATGGCGGAAAATCAGATCGGGTACGGCTCTATCAATCATCCGGTTGATCGCTGCAAATCTTGCGGATATAACGGAATTATTGACCAGGATTGCCCGGTCTGCGGCGGTTCGGATGAGCAGATCGAACGAATCCGGCGCATTACCGGCTATTTGGTGGGGGACATGGAGAAATGGAATCCGGCCAAACGCGCGGAGGAAGCCGACCGTATCATACATGGAAAGTAA
- a CDS encoding GNAT family N-acetyltransferase, with protein sequence MKREDQLGDSPRLELTESLHLCRAVSAEWERYCSVYYHQAVIGFFRQAGFPSLLPAGFIPFWIESDGVLAGGAAISSGAIHYLFAIPPFHMDSGLVKQLTHSIRQLAGGDQTFHAYEILSDQEDVYIRAGFRPDPHRFRWMQRPAAVFNHFFNDNITFRSLETFEENGERRLLLEREIGLFLFKYADEGAGGAQEVFPFAEVLIKLRQYAAGSSEDVLAASSLVYDASTRALIGVCLIGLEGCCPSIKELAVLPSYRNRGLATGMLRRALTILKKRDEPLLRIRVMHGHPLEALCNQLGFMPGPLFSSMKAN encoded by the coding sequence ATGAAAAGAGAGGACCAGCTTGGAGATTCGCCAAGACTCGAACTAACGGAATCACTTCATTTATGCAGGGCGGTATCTGCAGAGTGGGAGAGGTACTGCTCCGTTTATTATCATCAGGCTGTGATTGGTTTCTTCCGGCAGGCAGGCTTCCCATCCCTCCTTCCTGCGGGATTCATACCCTTTTGGATTGAAAGCGATGGAGTGCTTGCAGGAGGTGCGGCAATTTCTTCAGGCGCCATCCACTACCTATTCGCCATTCCGCCTTTTCACATGGATTCGGGGCTGGTCAAGCAGCTTACCCATTCGATACGCCAGCTTGCAGGAGGAGACCAGACATTTCATGCTTATGAGATTCTATCGGATCAAGAGGATGTCTATATCAGAGCTGGATTTCGTCCCGACCCTCATCGATTCCGCTGGATGCAGCGGCCTGCTGCCGTATTCAACCATTTTTTCAATGATAATATAACGTTCCGCTCTCTGGAGACTTTTGAGGAGAATGGCGAGCGCAGGCTTCTTCTGGAGCGCGAAATCGGATTGTTCCTGTTCAAATATGCTGACGAAGGAGCAGGAGGAGCGCAGGAGGTATTTCCCTTTGCAGAGGTACTGATCAAGCTACGGCAGTATGCAGCTGGCAGCTCGGAGGATGTCCTGGCGGCTTCAAGTCTTGTATATGATGCCAGTACACGAGCATTAATCGGCGTATGTCTTATCGGTCTAGAGGGCTGCTGCCCGTCCATTAAGGAGCTCGCCGTACTGCCGTCATACAGAAATAGGGGCCTGGCAACAGGTATGCTGCGGAGGGCACTTACCATTTTGAAAAAGCGAGATGAGCCTTTATTACGTATCAGGGTCATGCATGGACATCCGCTTGAAGCCTTGTGTAATCAGCTTGGTTTTATGCCCGGTCCCTTGTTTTCCTCTATGAAGGCAAACTAA
- the galU gene encoding UTP--glucose-1-phosphate uridylyltransferase GalU — protein sequence MKIRKAIIPAAGLGTRFLPATKAQPKEMLPIVDKPAIQYIVEEAVEAGIENILIVTGRNKKSIEDHFDRSVELEQLLAEKGKWDLLSEVMNISEMVNIHYIRQKEPLGLGHAILCARQFIDNEPFAVLLGDDIMMSDPPALKQMMHAYEKHEKQIVGVQRVPRSETGKYGIITYDKYGDRIYQVTDLVEKPDPAEAPSDIAVMGRYILNPSIFPELEKIEKGTGGEYQLTDALRRLVSSEGICALELEGKRFDIGDKIGYVHAVLEMSLQREELRLPVLNYLSDLMERQEFK from the coding sequence ATGAAAATCAGAAAAGCAATAATACCCGCGGCAGGTCTTGGAACCCGGTTCCTTCCGGCAACGAAAGCACAGCCCAAGGAAATGCTTCCGATTGTCGACAAGCCTGCCATTCAATATATCGTTGAGGAAGCCGTTGAGGCAGGCATTGAAAACATCCTTATTGTAACGGGCCGAAACAAGAAATCGATCGAGGATCATTTTGACCGTTCCGTTGAACTGGAGCAGCTGCTTGCTGAGAAAGGCAAATGGGATCTGCTCAGTGAAGTGATGAATATCAGTGAAATGGTGAACATCCATTATATCCGCCAAAAGGAACCGCTTGGGCTGGGCCATGCCATTTTATGCGCCCGGCAGTTTATCGATAATGAACCTTTTGCCGTATTGCTGGGGGATGATATTATGATGTCGGACCCTCCCGCGCTCAAACAGATGATGCATGCGTATGAAAAGCACGAGAAGCAGATTGTAGGCGTTCAGAGGGTACCCCGCAGCGAAACGGGCAAATACGGCATTATTACGTATGATAAGTACGGAGACCGGATTTACCAGGTCACAGATCTTGTGGAAAAGCCGGATCCGGCTGAAGCTCCAAGTGATATTGCGGTGATGGGCAGATACATTCTGAATCCTTCCATTTTCCCTGAACTCGAAAAAATCGAGAAAGGCACGGGCGGAGAGTATCAGCTGACCGACGCCCTGCGCAGATTAGTTAGCAGCGAAGGAATTTGCGCACTGGAGCTTGAAGGTAAGCGGTTTGATATCGGTGACAAAATCGGCTACGTTCATGCAGTATTGGAAATGAGCTTGCAGCGTGAGGAACTGCGTTTGCCGGTGCTCAATTATTTATCCGATTTGATGGAACGGCAAGAATTTAAATAA
- a CDS encoding glycosyltransferase family 2 protein: protein MIHLSAVRYSVVIPVYNEEEVIQETYWRLKNVMDSTGESYELLFVNDGSRDRTAELILGIGEKDPSVTLIQFSRNFGHQVAITAGMDYAKGEAVIVIDADLQDPPELMLEMIAKWKEGYDVVYAKRSERKGESLFKRQTASIFYRVLKRMTEIDIPLDTGDFRLLDRKVCDEMRRLPEKNRYVRGLVSWVGFRQTAVEYVRDERYAGESKYPLKKMLKLSMDGMTSFSSKPLKAAGIMGILIAAAGFIYLLVVLIEKWFTDVTVPGWSSLIALQILFSGCILMFLGVIGEYLGRIYDEVKQRPLYIVSAVHTKKPEDQQVLRR from the coding sequence GTGATTCATTTAAGCGCGGTCCGATATTCTGTCGTTATTCCGGTGTATAACGAGGAAGAGGTTATACAGGAAACGTATTGGCGCTTAAAAAACGTCATGGACTCGACCGGTGAGAGTTATGAGCTGCTCTTTGTTAATGACGGCAGCCGAGACAGAACTGCTGAGCTGATTCTGGGCATCGGGGAGAAGGATCCGAGTGTCACGCTCATCCAGTTTTCCCGCAATTTCGGACACCAGGTGGCGATTACCGCCGGTATGGATTATGCCAAGGGTGAAGCGGTAATCGTGATTGATGCCGATCTGCAGGACCCTCCTGAGCTGATGCTTGAGATGATCGCCAAGTGGAAGGAAGGCTATGACGTCGTCTATGCCAAGCGTTCGGAACGTAAAGGGGAGTCACTGTTCAAACGGCAGACGGCGAGCATTTTTTACCGCGTTTTAAAGCGGATGACCGAGATTGATATTCCGCTGGATACGGGGGATTTCAGACTCCTGGACCGGAAAGTTTGCGATGAAATGAGGCGGCTGCCGGAGAAGAACCGCTATGTGCGGGGATTGGTCAGCTGGGTAGGTTTCCGGCAGACGGCAGTGGAGTATGTACGGGATGAACGATATGCGGGTGAATCCAAATATCCGTTGAAGAAAATGCTGAAGTTGTCCATGGACGGAATGACGTCCTTCTCCTCCAAACCCTTGAAGGCAGCAGGAATTATGGGCATTTTGATAGCTGCCGCCGGCTTCATCTACTTATTGGTGGTGCTGATTGAAAAATGGTTCACTGACGTTACGGTACCCGGGTGGTCATCACTCATCGCCCTTCAGATCTTATTCAGCGGCTGTATTCTGATGTTTCTCGGCGTGATCGGCGAATATTTGGGACGTATATACGATGAGGTCAAACAACGGCCGCTCTATATCGTCAGCGCCGTCCACACCAAAAAGCCTGAGGACCAGCAAGTGTTAAGGAGATGA
- a CDS encoding glycosyltransferase family 39 protein, with protein MTKSKNRIDVVLVIAILLAVFFSVFGIWDDQYVNAYYTSAVKSMLQSFHNFFYASFDPGGYVTVDKPPVAFWLQTISAMIFGLHGWSVILPQALAYIGSTLLVYFLVKPTFSIWAARLASLAMACTPVAAAVARTNNVDSLLVFTLLLGTWMLFQGIRLKKAWWILGAFAMIGVGFNIKMLQAYMVVPAFYLFYLLAFKTGWKKKWITLAGATITLVVVSVSWAVVVDSVPAADRPYIGSSQTNSVLELAFGYNGVSRLTGNRGTGGGNPGAGGMDFRQNARTEQSSTDRGRQIGSSGSEQVPSNSSSGNAPSGRSDGNASAGSGFNGNAPGGSFPGGQGGGLPPGMNGRSGGGGGMFNTGTPGVFRLFQQELSGQASWMLPFALMGSVGLLAGWRWRKSMTDGQKETLFWLAWLIPVMGFFSIAGFFHQYYLVMMGPPIAALTGAGWSRMWKDYRNADGWKSWMLPAAVIVATGFEAFILRSYTSQIGSALTIIALVTGVGSATLLAVLRNKEGRTLTLAVIGLIVLLIAPAYWSATPIIYGQSSQLPAAGPGESSGGGRMNGTVNESLLSYVTQNNTGEKYLFATSSAMTAAPYIIRTGNAVMAMGGYSGSDPILTLDGVKKLVQEGKVKFFLLSGQGGMGRGESSEVTEWIKANATEVPQEDWQGSSESSQSGSGKSSGDGSFRGGMEGSTTLYEIQSEAKGE; from the coding sequence ATCACTAAATCTAAAAATAGAATCGATGTCGTTCTTGTTATTGCGATTTTACTCGCCGTATTTTTCAGCGTATTCGGAATTTGGGACGACCAGTATGTGAATGCCTACTATACATCTGCAGTTAAAAGCATGCTTCAGAGCTTTCATAATTTCTTTTATGCATCGTTTGATCCCGGGGGCTACGTCACGGTGGACAAACCGCCCGTTGCTTTCTGGCTGCAGACGATCAGCGCCATGATTTTCGGCTTACATGGCTGGAGCGTTATTTTGCCGCAGGCTCTGGCCTATATTGGATCAACGCTTTTGGTCTATTTTCTTGTTAAACCGACGTTTAGTATCTGGGCAGCTAGATTAGCCAGCCTTGCCATGGCTTGCACGCCGGTGGCTGCGGCCGTGGCCAGAACTAATAATGTTGACAGCTTGCTTGTGTTCACACTGCTGCTTGGCACATGGATGCTCTTCCAGGGGATACGGCTGAAGAAGGCCTGGTGGATTCTGGGAGCTTTCGCCATGATTGGTGTAGGCTTCAATATTAAGATGCTGCAAGCCTATATGGTGGTTCCGGCCTTTTACCTGTTCTATCTGCTGGCCTTCAAAACCGGCTGGAAGAAAAAGTGGATTACGCTAGCGGGGGCGACGATTACGCTGGTGGTAGTGTCGGTTTCCTGGGCCGTGGTTGTCGATTCTGTTCCAGCAGCAGATCGGCCTTATATCGGCAGCAGCCAGACCAATTCCGTATTGGAACTTGCCTTCGGGTATAACGGAGTATCGCGGCTGACCGGAAACCGGGGAACAGGCGGGGGTAATCCGGGAGCAGGGGGAATGGATTTCAGGCAAAATGCCCGCACTGAGCAAAGTAGTACGGACAGAGGCCGTCAGATCGGCAGCAGCGGATCGGAACAGGTTCCTAGCAACAGCTCCAGCGGCAATGCACCAAGCGGTAGATCCGATGGAAATGCATCTGCCGGGTCTGGCTTTAATGGGAACGCACCAGGTGGCTCCTTCCCTGGAGGACAGGGCGGCGGATTGCCGCCAGGCATGAATGGACGCAGCGGCGGCGGTGGCGGAATGTTCAATACCGGCACACCTGGCGTATTTCGTCTCTTCCAGCAGGAATTGTCGGGACAGGCAAGCTGGATGCTTCCTTTTGCCCTGATGGGCAGCGTTGGACTCCTCGCAGGCTGGCGCTGGCGTAAAAGTATGACCGATGGCCAGAAGGAGACTCTGTTCTGGCTGGCCTGGCTGATCCCGGTCATGGGATTCTTCAGCATCGCCGGATTTTTCCATCAGTATTACCTGGTCATGATGGGGCCGCCGATTGCGGCGCTTACCGGTGCTGGCTGGAGCCGGATGTGGAAGGACTACCGGAACGCCGACGGATGGAAAAGCTGGATGCTTCCGGCAGCTGTGATCGTTGCGACAGGCTTTGAAGCCTTTATCCTTCGATCGTACACGAGTCAAATCGGCTCAGCACTGACAATCATCGCTCTGGTAACAGGGGTTGGATCAGCAACACTTCTGGCAGTTTTACGGAATAAGGAAGGCAGAACTTTAACCTTGGCAGTCATTGGACTTATCGTACTCTTGATTGCTCCGGCTTATTGGTCTGCGACACCGATCATTTATGGGCAATCCAGCCAGCTGCCGGCCGCAGGCCCTGGAGAATCGAGTGGCGGGGGGCGCATGAACGGAACGGTGAATGAAAGCCTGCTAAGTTATGTCACTCAGAATAATACCGGGGAAAAATATCTCTTTGCTACAAGCAGCGCGATGACGGCAGCTCCTTATATTATCCGTACCGGCAATGCGGTTATGGCAATGGGCGGTTATTCCGGTTCAGATCCGATTTTGACGTTGGATGGTGTTAAAAAGCTGGTTCAGGAAGGGAAAGTCAAATTCTTTCTTCTATCTGGTCAAGGGGGCATGGGACGTGGTGAAAGCTCGGAGGTAACCGAGTGGATCAAGGCGAATGCGACCGAAGTGCCGCAGGAGGATTGGCAGGGCAGCTCGGAAAGCAGCCAATCGGGATCAGGCAAAAGCTCCGGCGATGGTTCATTCCGGGGCGGTATGGAAGGCAGTACAACACTTTATGAAATCCAATCAGAAGCGAAAGGAGAGTGA
- a CDS encoding GNAT family N-acetyltransferase, whose product MNIFKQGELAVRSLREEDAALLLKWLSDSRVLEFYGGRDRPYDMQLVFEHFYREDSDSVRNIVVYQDVPIGYIQYYEIEAEERVLYGYEEPLERIFGMDQFIGEPGCWDRGIGTALIQAMVSYLHEEMQAERIVMDPQTWNHRAIHVYEKCGFVKKRLLPQHEWHEGAYRDCWLIELA is encoded by the coding sequence ATGAATATATTCAAACAAGGGGAACTGGCAGTCAGATCCCTAAGGGAAGAGGATGCCGCACTGCTTTTGAAATGGCTCAGCGACTCGCGCGTTCTGGAATTTTATGGAGGTCGTGACCGGCCTTATGATATGCAGCTGGTGTTCGAGCATTTTTACCGGGAAGATAGTGATTCTGTCCGTAACATCGTTGTATACCAGGATGTGCCTATCGGGTATATTCAATATTATGAGATTGAGGCAGAGGAGCGGGTGCTCTATGGATATGAGGAGCCCCTGGAACGAATCTTCGGAATGGACCAGTTTATCGGCGAGCCCGGCTGCTGGGACCGGGGGATCGGTACAGCGCTGATTCAAGCGATGGTATCATACCTGCATGAGGAAATGCAGGCAGAGCGGATTGTGATGGATCCGCAGACATGGAATCATCGTGCGATCCATGTATATGAGAAATGCGGTTTTGTGAAGAAAAGGCTGCTGCCACAGCATGAGTGGCATGAAGGTGCCTACCGGGACTGCTGGCTGATTGAGCTCGCGTGA
- a CDS encoding DinB family protein, whose product MNTKQEKLEAFAELIGFAESLERLSEEQWSGPIAEGKWSPRDIISHIMLWDKYFLEHAVRPMAEHQPLTLKNLDFDEFNRNAADYGLTQSKPFLIGETVRMRRQLLELMQSIPETEYSHKHDGIMSIDEYLVDFYEHDRHHMAQINTYIAGLS is encoded by the coding sequence ATGAATACGAAGCAGGAAAAGCTGGAAGCCTTTGCCGAACTTATCGGATTCGCCGAGTCGCTGGAACGTTTATCAGAGGAGCAATGGTCGGGCCCGATTGCAGAAGGAAAATGGTCGCCGCGCGACATTATCAGCCACATCATGCTGTGGGACAAATACTTTCTGGAGCATGCAGTCCGTCCAATGGCCGAGCATCAGCCGCTGACCCTGAAGAACCTGGATTTTGACGAATTCAACCGCAATGCGGCAGACTATGGGTTAACGCAGAGCAAGCCGTTTTTGATTGGCGAGACCGTGAGGATGCGCAGGCAGCTGCTTGAACTTATGCAAAGCATTCCGGAGACGGAATACAGCCACAAGCATGACGGGATCATGTCCATTGACGAGTATCTTGTGGATTTTTATGAGCATGACCGGCATCATATGGCACAGATCAACACATACATAGCAGGTCTATCATGA
- a CDS encoding sugar phosphate nucleotidyltransferase: protein MKALILTAGYATRLYPLTRDMPKSLLPLGDGTILDLIIRKMEVVASISEIIIVSNAKFYTAFEEWAKSRSFRKAVKIINDGSTSELNRLGAIGDIQFAIESEGIEEDLLVAAGDNVFTFDLTSYVDFFLEQQKDCILVQRLQNIHELKRVGVVELDDSQRVLSFEEKPEYPKTDIGVFAVYLYRKETLALFREYLLAGHHSDAPGYFPEWLSRVKELKAYFAEGVSYDMGTHEAYRHLQELVKSKWL, encoded by the coding sequence ATGAAAGCACTCATTCTAACCGCGGGTTACGCGACAAGGCTCTATCCGCTGACCCGTGACATGCCGAAATCCCTGCTCCCTTTAGGTGATGGAACCATTTTGGACCTGATCATACGGAAGATGGAAGTTGTGGCTTCTATTTCGGAAATCATCATTGTGTCCAATGCCAAATTTTATACAGCGTTTGAGGAATGGGCTAAATCCCGGTCATTCCGCAAGGCCGTCAAGATCATCAATGATGGCTCTACGTCAGAACTTAACCGGCTGGGAGCCATCGGCGACATTCAGTTTGCGATTGAAAGCGAAGGAATTGAGGAAGATTTGCTGGTTGCCGCCGGTGATAACGTATTTACGTTTGATTTAACCTCATATGTGGATTTTTTTCTGGAGCAGCAGAAGGACTGTATCCTTGTCCAGCGCTTGCAGAATATCCATGAACTGAAAAGAGTAGGTGTGGTGGAGCTTGATGATTCGCAGCGGGTGTTGTCTTTTGAGGAAAAGCCTGAGTATCCCAAGACCGATATCGGGGTATTTGCTGTCTACTTGTACCGGAAAGAGACACTGGCTTTATTCAGGGAATATTTGCTCGCGGGGCATCATTCGGACGCACCCGGGTATTTTCCCGAATGGTTGTCCCGTGTGAAAGAGCTGAAGGCTTATTTCGCGGAGGGTGTCAGCTATGATATGGGCACACACGAAGCTTACCGGCACCTGCAGGAGCTGGTGAAAAGCAAATGGTTATAG
- a CDS encoding ABC transporter permease subunit, with protein sequence MNMPLYGQMLKNHMRTMTSYAFGSAFYILLMFWIYPSMATQSESLNALIESMPEGLGRAFGLENGFGSIDAFISGEYYGLLFILILSIFSIMTSTQLMARLVDQGSMGYLLSAPTTRIKVAVTQAVVLLTGLLMITLVTTLAGYGGYAWFIGNLSDFDSNGFLLLNLGAFLLFFAVCGISFLISAVSNDEKRALGTAGIVVFGFFSLNLVGKISDQLSWMQHISLFSLFNPAGIVKGTVSWTPVVIILLAIGMAGFIAGITIFRKRSLLL encoded by the coding sequence ATGAATATGCCTTTATACGGACAAATGCTGAAAAACCATATGCGGACGATGACGAGCTACGCGTTTGGATCGGCTTTCTATATTTTGCTGATGTTCTGGATATACCCGAGCATGGCTACGCAGTCAGAGAGCCTGAACGCGCTCATTGAATCCATGCCTGAGGGACTTGGCAGGGCGTTTGGTTTGGAAAATGGCTTTGGGAGCATTGACGCTTTCATTTCTGGCGAATATTACGGGCTGTTGTTCATTCTGATACTCTCTATATTCAGCATCATGACTTCCACCCAGCTCATGGCACGCCTCGTTGATCAAGGATCGATGGGCTACCTGCTGTCTGCGCCTACGACCCGTATTAAGGTGGCTGTAACGCAGGCTGTTGTCCTGCTTACAGGCTTGCTGATGATTACGTTGGTGACTACCTTGGCGGGATATGGAGGATATGCCTGGTTCATTGGAAATTTAAGCGATTTTGACTCCAATGGCTTTTTGCTGCTGAACCTCGGTGCGTTTCTGCTCTTTTTCGCCGTATGCGGCATCAGTTTTCTCATCTCTGCCGTCTCGAATGATGAGAAAAGGGCACTGGGCACAGCCGGTATCGTGGTATTCGGCTTTTTCAGCTTGAACCTGGTGGGTAAGATCAGCGATCAATTGTCATGGATGCAGCATATTTCCTTGTTTTCGCTCTTTAATCCTGCCGGTATTGTCAAAGGTACGGTGAGCTGGACTCCGGTTGTCATTATTTTGCTTGCCATCGGAATGGCAGGGTTTATTGCAGGAATAACTATATTCAGAAAAAGGAGCTTGCTGCTGTAA
- a CDS encoding ABC transporter ATP-binding protein — translation MLTVSHVTKVFPGGKGIFDVSFTVEKGEVFGFLGPNGAGKSTTIRHIMGFMKPAKGYVQIKGYDTWKDQGQFQKQIGYLPGEIAFMEGMTGKSFLDFMSSLRGGVNQQRRAELVKRLQFDDRTPIRKMSKGMKQKVGIVAAFMHEPEVIILDEPTSGLDPLMQKVFIELVLEEKAKGTTFLMSSHSFPEIERTCDRAAIIKDGRIIAVKNIHELQAVQRKLFEVTFVNEADRDAFLGSGLRIDSFKDKQVRVSVQGDYDRFTQEAAKYRIRSIDVFTLNLEDIFMDYYDREGRD, via the coding sequence ATGCTTACAGTGTCTCATGTAACAAAGGTATTTCCGGGCGGTAAAGGGATATTTGATGTATCGTTTACCGTTGAGAAAGGGGAAGTGTTCGGATTCCTCGGACCAAATGGTGCGGGTAAATCAACGACGATCCGCCACATTATGGGCTTCATGAAGCCAGCGAAGGGTTACGTCCAGATTAAGGGTTATGATACATGGAAGGATCAAGGTCAATTTCAAAAGCAGATCGGTTACTTGCCCGGAGAAATTGCTTTTATGGAGGGAATGACCGGGAAGTCTTTTCTGGATTTTATGTCGAGTTTGCGGGGAGGCGTGAATCAGCAGCGCAGAGCCGAACTCGTGAAAAGGCTGCAGTTCGATGACCGCACACCCATTCGTAAAATGTCCAAGGGCATGAAGCAAAAGGTGGGGATCGTGGCTGCATTCATGCATGAGCCTGAAGTTATTATTTTGGATGAGCCAACGTCAGGATTGGACCCGCTGATGCAGAAGGTGTTCATCGAGCTGGTTCTCGAGGAAAAGGCGAAAGGAACCACATTTTTGATGTCATCGCATAGTTTCCCTGAAATTGAACGTACCTGTGACCGGGCGGCCATCATTAAGGATGGAAGAATCATCGCCGTCAAGAACATTCATGAACTGCAGGCGGTTCAGCGGAAGCTGTTTGAGGTGACTTTTGTGAATGAAGCAGATCGGGATGCTTTTCTCGGCAGTGGTCTGAGGATCGACTCCTTTAAAGATAAACAGGTACGTGTCTCCGTTCAGGGGGATTATGACCGTTTCACGCAAGAGGCTGCCAAATACCGGATTCGGAGCATCGATGTGTTTACGCTGAATCTGGAGGATATTTTTATGGATTACTACGACCGGGAAGGGAGAGACTGA